A stretch of Aspergillus nidulans FGSC A4 chromosome VI DNA encodes these proteins:
- a CDS encoding protein pkfC (transcript_id=CADANIAT00009836), which yields MVFGSRPPALTEANIGDQSGKVFIVTGATSGYGLLLSTYLYQNNGTVYLAARNAKKTAEVIADLKQRFPASRGRLDSISLNLSDLSTIKKSAEEFLAKETRLHVLWNNAGVMFPPAGSTTSQGYELQLGTNNVGPHLFTKLLYPTLAATAKEAPKNTVRVVWVSSDAASWAPKPAIDFNNLDYRRNESDRSKYGRSKAGTVMQAVELARRARKDGSGIVSIALDPGIANTGLQRDMGRLMSTMVKLIANKPEIGAYTQLFAGLSPEITAEVAEKEWVVPPGKIGCPRRDLFTDTETSRKWWEWNEEQVKAYL from the exons ATGGTATTTGGATCGCGTCCACCAGCGCTCACAGAGGCCAACATTGGAGATCAGTCAGGAAAG GTCTTCATTGTCACTGGCGCAACCTCTGGCTATGGCCTGCTGCTGTCTACATACCTCTACCAGAACAACGGCACGGTCTACCTGGCCGCGCGCAACGCCAAAAAGACCGCCGAGGTGATCGCCGACCTCAAACAGCGCTTCCCAGCCTCCAGGGGCAGGCTCGACAGCATCTCGCTTAACCTGTCTGATCTGAGCACGATCAAGAAATCCGCCGAGGAGTTCCTCGCTAAAGAAACCAGACTGCACGTCCTCTGGAACAATGCAGGCGTCATGTTCCCGCCTGCGGGTTCGACAACATCACAGGGCTACGAGCTGCAGCTAGGGACGAACAACGTCGGTCCGCACCTGTTCACAAAACTCCTCTATCCCACTCTTGCGGCAACGGCCAAGGAGGCGCCCAAGAATACAGTCCGGGTCGTTTGGGTCTCATCCGACGCCGCCTCCTGGGCCCCCAAGCCCGCGAtcgacttcaacaacctCGACTACCGCAGAAACGAGTCAGACCGGTCCAAGTACGGGCGCTCCAAGGCTGGGACCGTCATGCAAGCCGTTGAGCTGGCGCGCCGGGCCAGAAAGGACGGATCTGGCATTGTCAGCATCGCGTTGGATCCGGGCATTGCGAATACGGGACTGCAGCGGGATATGGGCCGGTTGATGTCGACAATGGTCAAACTGATCGCGAACAAGCCCGAGATCGGTGCGTATACGCAGCTGTTTGCGGGACTGAGTCCCGAGATCACGGCTGAggtggcggagaaggagtgGGTCGTGCCGCCAGGGAAGATAGGATGCCCACGGCGCGATCTCTTTACAGATACCGAGACAAGTAGGAAATGGTGGGAGTGGAATGAGGAGCAGGTGAAGGCGTATTTGTAG
- a CDS encoding protein CYP631B1 (transcript_id=CADANIAT00009837), whose product MDHPHPSTFSLGLSQILVCLALLYAAIHILSVYRRLCHISGPFWARISNLPRVWWVNTSRAHEIHQQLHEKYGDVVRFGPNMVSLRNPTWIPTVYPTRMGVKKSDFYRTLAPYTPSGALPAVFSSRDEEVHRGLRGPIASLYSMSKVLPLEVFVDRTIDVLVRQLDGRFAGAGETFDLASWLQFFAFDVMGTLTFSKRYGFLEKGMDVHGMLDTIWRFLKGAAPFTQIPWVDEIWNKNVLATKLKGATGVSILGIVGKFVSQRQEESKAGKIDGTADRDMLSLFMEIQKNNQLPPWYVTAWTFSNITAGSDSAAVVMRTVFYNLLSHPSTLQKLRSELLSAGPLTQPYPSWKDVCNLPYLDACILEALRLHPPFCLPFERIVPQGGMVLGDTYFPEGTVVGMSPWVVNRHKPTFGEDSDVWNPERWMVSKELKSKREAAVLTFGAGRRVCLGRHIAILELKKIVPALVLRYDFELIDPERFTTENFWFFRQRGMDVRVKKRMQAEAGI is encoded by the exons ATGGACCACCCGCACCCATCCACGTTCTCACTAGGCCTTTCGCAGATCCTGGTATGCCTCGCCCTGCTCTACGCGGCAATCCATATCCTCAGCGTGTACCGGCGCCTCTGCCATATTTCCGGCCCGTTCTGGGCACGGATATCCAACCTCCCGCGGGTCTGGTGGGTGAATACATCGCGTGCACACGAAATCCACCAGCAATTGCATGAGAAGTACGGCGATGTGGTGCGCTTTGGACCCAATATGGTCTCGCTGCGAAATCCGACCTGGATACCAACTGTCTACCCGACCCGCATGGGTGTGAAGAAGAGCGACTTCTACCGCACTTTGGCACCCTACACGCCCAGCGGCGCTCTACCGGCCGTCTTCTCGAGCCGGGACGAGGAGGTGCACAGGGGACTTAGGGGGCCCATTGCGTCGCTGTATTCGATGAGCAAGGTCTTGCCGTTGGAGGTGTTTGTCGACCGGACGATCGATGTCCTCGTGCGGCAGCTCGACGGGCGGTTTGCCGGGGCCGGGGAGACGTTCGATCTCGCGTCCTGGCTGCAGTTTTTTGCATTTGATGTTATGGGCACGTTGACGTTCTCGAAGCGGTATGGCTTTCTGGAGAAGGGAATGGATGTCCATGGAATGTTGGATACTATCTGGAGGTTTTTGAAGGGAGCGGCGCCG TTTACGCAAATCCCCTGGGTCGATGAGATCTGGAATAAGAATGTCCTTGCCACGAAGCTGAAAGGCGCTACTGGGGTCTCTATCCTGGGTATTGTTGGCAAATTCGTATCACAAAGACAAGAGGAGAGCAAGGCTGGTAAGATCGACGGGACTGCAGATAGGGATATGCTTTCGCTATTCATGGAGATCCAGAAGAATAACCAGCTTCCGCCGTG GTACGTGACGGCCTGGACCTTTTCCAATATTACAGCAGGCTCAGACTCGGCTGCTGTCGTGATGCGCACCGTCTTTTACAACCTCCTCTCGCACCCATCAACCCTCCAGAAGCTCCGCTCTGAGCTACTCTCTGCTGGCCCCTTGACGCAGCCCTATCCCTCTTGGAAAGACGTCTGCAACTTGCCTTATCTTGACGCATGTATCCTCGAGGCACTCCGTTTGCATCCACCCTTCTGTCTTCCCTTTGAACGCATTGTTCCACAGGGTGGAATGGTGCTGGGCGATACGTACTTCCCCGAGGGCACGGTCGTGGGCATGAGTCCGTGGGTGGTAAATCGACACAAGCCCACATTCGGAGAGGATTCCGATGTCTGGAATCCGGAGAGGTGGATGGTGAGCAAGGAACTGAAGAGTAAGAGGGAGGCGGCAGTTCTGACG TTTGGAGCTGGTCGTCGCGTCTGTCTAGGGCGGCACATTGCCATAttggagttgaagaagattgTTCCTGCGCTGGTGTTGCGGTATGAT TTTGAACTCATTGATCCAGAAAGATTCACGACCGAGAATTTCTGGTTTTTCAGGCAGCGGGGCATGGATGTTcgggtgaagaagaggatgcaaGCAGAAGCCGGTATATAG
- a CDS encoding protein srb4 (transcript_id=CADANIAT00009838): MSDSFTVSLRPIREKRDRPDSLPREIAQINAQWGSFRELSEAKLREMIEEDKHKDHWEEDDEGDKESTDLETSEQLDQLYKRRAEIIQYALQAHMEASFALDFVSLLLSKHQPRQAETSMSPFLKSAAPLGSLNSEVVNPPPRPDSTLKDIKSVARGWRLQNFNSAADKLLNAGSRLETEVNSETKYWNEVLAVKEKGWKICRLPRESQALGVQYGFLEATPIFRDRGLAALRRTDDGSLFLDKGLIPLKSQGVRVRVRRGDRIVGCSKVCRPPQDAESIESRILQARDTVFEEELFYEVMREARILGTQGVKTRQNLVQVPVSDEQEILLDLVDWDQDRDPDAADSTEQDVFADAVAHSIRILLTYAHRQNLRRRTQPPPPLAPKRRPVPEYHILRPIMAYLQHKSHIQWLESLINDLRGVLQSAGIPCDFKATQFSSIGTLQPSNQVPKVEAVAGVFLAPFLSTFSGNLVTPQSSFRIQIRTNLAVPPFGTFYELSVNLPQYPDVQPPNHVGLQDEVSAILTHVIMLDIAAAIPLQCRDTADKEAKERVSWDVDYPHHGELHFLSRNGQSRKMKISLSRQELTIETYQLNRMRGVTPGAATSPTLWQTWRADSPETRPTLSEFVAQASQP, translated from the exons ATGTCGGACTCTTTCACCGTCTCGCTTCGCCCGATACGCGAAAAACGCGATCGTCCAGATTCTTTACCCCGTGAGATCGCTCAGATCAACGCGCAATGGGGGTCCTTCCGAGAGCTCAGCGAGGCGAAGTTACGGGAGATGATCGAGGAGGACAAACACAAGGACCAttgggaggaagacgatgagggtGACAAGGAATCGACGGACTTGGAGACGTCGGAGCAGTTGGACCAACTTTACAAACGTCGAGCGGAAATCATCCAATATGCACT ACAGGCTCACATGGAGGCCTCTTTCGCGCTAGATTTTGTTTCCCTGTTGCTATCAAAGCACCAACCCCGCCAGGCTGAAACGTCTATGTCCCCTTTCTTAAAGTCGGCCGCACCCCTTGGCTCCCTCAACTCGGAAGTCGTTAATCCGCCGCCGAGACCCGATTCGACCTTGAAAGACATAAAATCGGTGGCCAGAGGATGGCGGCTGCAGAATTTCAACTCGGCCGCTGACAAACTTCTCAATGCCGGCTCGAGACTCGAGACTGAGGTGAACTCGGAGACGAAGTACTGGAATGAGGTCTTAGcggtgaaggagaagggctgGAAGATTTGTCGATTGCCGCGAGAAAGCCAGGCGCTTGGGGTACAATATGGATTCCTAGAAG CTACGCCTATTTTCCGTGACCGAGGGCTCGCTGCGCTGCGAAGGACCGACGATGGAAGCTTGTTCCTGGATAAAGGCTTGATCCCTCTGAAATCGCAAGGAGTACGTGTCCGTGTGAGACGAGGCGATCGTATCGTCGGATGCTCAAAAGTCTGCCGACCGCCACAAGACGCCGAGTCAATCGAGAGCCGCATTCTGCAAGCCCGCGATACAGTtttcgaagaagagctcttcTACGAAGTAATGCGAGAAGCGAGAATTCTAGGTACTCAAGGGGTGAAAACCAGACAAAACCTGGTGCAGGTACCTGTGTCCGATGAGCAAGAAATTCTGCTCGATCTGGTCGACTGGGACCAGGATCGTGACCCCGATGCAGCTGATTCCACTGAGCAAGACGTGTTTGCCGATGCGGTCGCTCACTCCATTCGTATACTTCTTACATACGCCCACCGTCAGAATCTTCGTCGCAGGACACAACCCCCTCCCCCACTAGCTCCGAAGCGCCGACCGGTCCCCGAATATCACATTCTACGGCCGATTATGGCTTACTTACAGCACAAGTCTCATATCCAATGGTTAGAGTCGCTCATAAACGACCTCCGCGGTGTGCTCCAGTCCGCTGGCATTCCCTGTGACTTCAAGGCAACTCAGTTCTCTTCAATTGGCACGCTACAGCCAAGCAATCAGGTTCCGAAGGTTGAAGCAGTGGCAGGGGTTTTCCTTGCGCCTTTTTTGTCGACATTCTCAGGGAATCTGGTTACGCCACAGAGCTCATTCCGCATTCAAATCCGAACGAACCTTGCTGTGCCGCCATTTGGTACATTTTATGAGCTCTCAGTCAATCTTCCACAATACCCTGACGTGCAGCCCCCCAACCACGTCGGACTCCAGGATGAGGTTTCTGCAATACTTACTCATGTCATTATGCTTGATATAGCCGCGGCGATTCCACTGCAATGCCGCGACACAGCTGACAAGGAAGCCAAAGAACGGGTATCCTGGGACGTTGATTATCCACACCACGGAGAGTTGCATTTCTTGAGCCGTAATGGCCAAAGCAGAAAGATGAAGATTAGTCTCTCTCGGCAAGAATTGACTATCGAGACGTATCAACTCAACAGAATGAGAGGGGTTACGCCAGGAGCGGCAACATCGCCGACCTTATGGCAGACATGGAGGGCTGACTCTCCAGAAACGAGACCTACCCTTAGTGAATTCGTTGCCCAGGCGTCTCAGCCATAG